A genomic window from Halogeometricum borinquense DSM 11551 includes:
- a CDS encoding Cdc6/Cdc18 family protein: protein MPNTSDDLFTREDPIFANKELLEINHLPGEGRIVGRDDEISDLATAVNPAIFGQSPSNVLIYGKTGTGKSLCAKYVSQRLVETAGEEDVKATFAYVDCAQDTTETQAVQTIADSVNQSEVTGIKVPDKGLSTSTYYKRLWRILDAQYDVVLIILDEIDKLSDDDILMQLSRAGEAGKIDQCKLGVIGISNKIQYKDRMDERVKSSLCEREFVFPPYDANQLRDIMEARSDAFRDGVLDASTIPRAAALAAREHGDARKAIDILRYAGEIAQSTAASTVREEFVTQARERAETDRFRELIRGSTPHSRYVLQALAMLSLSNERQDGFRTSRVYEVYENICTGQGSDSLSLRRVRDLLKEHAFLDIIEQSKHSGGSAEGSYTKHQLLEDPQVVRDVLTENVDT, encoded by the coding sequence ATGCCGAACACCAGCGACGACCTCTTCACCCGGGAGGACCCCATCTTCGCCAACAAGGAACTCCTCGAAATTAATCACTTACCGGGTGAGGGGCGCATCGTCGGCCGCGACGACGAGATTTCTGACCTCGCGACGGCGGTGAATCCCGCTATCTTCGGACAGAGTCCGAGTAACGTCCTCATCTATGGCAAGACGGGAACCGGAAAGTCGCTCTGTGCGAAGTACGTCTCCCAACGTCTTGTCGAAACGGCAGGCGAGGAAGACGTGAAGGCGACGTTTGCCTACGTTGACTGCGCGCAGGACACTACCGAAACGCAGGCGGTCCAGACTATCGCTGATAGCGTCAACCAGTCGGAGGTAACCGGGATCAAAGTGCCGGACAAGGGACTCAGCACTTCGACGTACTACAAGCGACTCTGGCGCATTCTCGACGCACAGTACGACGTCGTCCTCATTATCCTCGACGAGATCGACAAACTAAGCGACGACGACATCCTGATGCAACTCTCTCGCGCCGGTGAAGCCGGGAAGATAGATCAGTGTAAACTGGGCGTCATCGGCATCAGCAACAAGATTCAGTACAAAGACCGGATGGACGAACGGGTAAAATCGAGTCTCTGCGAACGCGAGTTCGTCTTCCCGCCGTACGATGCCAACCAACTCCGCGACATCATGGAGGCCCGGAGCGACGCCTTCCGCGACGGTGTGCTGGATGCCTCGACGATTCCCCGTGCTGCCGCACTCGCAGCCCGCGAACACGGGGACGCGCGAAAAGCAATCGACATTCTCCGCTATGCGGGTGAGATCGCCCAATCGACTGCCGCTTCGACGGTCCGCGAGGAGTTCGTCACGCAAGCACGAGAACGGGCGGAGACCGACCGGTTCCGCGAACTCATCCGCGGTTCGACGCCGCACTCGCGGTACGTCCTGCAAGCCCTTGCTATGCTGTCGCTCTCGAACGAACGACAGGACGGGTTTCGAACCAGTCGCGTCTACGAAGTGTACGAAAACATCTGTACAGGACAAGGGTCAGATAGCCTCTCGCTTAGACGGGTTCGGGATCTGCTGAAAGAGCACGCATTCCTCGACATTATCGAACAGTCCAAACACAGCGGCGGGAGTGCGGAAGGGAGTTACACGAAACACCAGTTGTTAGAGGACCCGCAGGTCGTTCGTGACGTTCTGACGGAAAACGTGGACACGTGA
- a CDS encoding TATA-box-binding protein, with product MSAPADSIEIQNVVASTGIGQELDLEALADDLPGADFNPDNFPGLVYRTQDPKAAALIFRSGKIVCTGAKSIDDVHEALGIIFDKLRGLSIPVDEDPEITVQNIVSSADLGHNLNLNALAIGLGLEDVEYEPEQFPGLVYRMDEPEVVILLFGSGKIVITGGKQTNDAETAVEEIVKRIDNLGLLD from the coding sequence ATGAGTGCGCCGGCAGACTCCATCGAGATTCAGAACGTAGTCGCATCGACGGGAATCGGACAGGAACTCGACCTTGAGGCACTGGCGGACGACCTTCCAGGTGCCGATTTCAATCCCGACAACTTCCCCGGCCTCGTCTACCGGACGCAGGACCCGAAGGCTGCGGCTCTCATCTTCCGGTCCGGAAAAATTGTCTGTACAGGTGCCAAGAGCATCGACGACGTTCACGAGGCTCTCGGAATCATCTTCGACAAGCTTCGCGGTCTGAGCATTCCTGTGGACGAAGACCCGGAAATCACAGTCCAAAACATCGTTTCGAGCGCCGACCTCGGACACAACCTAAACCTGAACGCGCTTGCAATCGGTCTCGGTCTCGAAGACGTTGAGTACGAGCCCGAGCAGTTCCCGGGTCTCGTCTACCGTATGGACGAACCGGAAGTCGTCATCCTCCTGTTCGGTTCCGGTAAAATCGTTATCACGGGTGGAAAGCAGACGAACGACGCTGAGACAGCCGTCGAAGAGATCGTCAAGCGAATCGATAACCTCGGACTGCTCGACTGA
- a CDS encoding helix-turn-helix transcriptional regulator, which produces MSAREEISFLVGSESRIAILRALQSSPSRPSELAAACSCARETAQRTVSAFAEKGWVEKQPDSGTYALTAAGDVVADSYDEFETTVAVADSLSVLLSNLGTIVSDLDPTILHRLHGATATDDDPHAPINRFLTVVGDDYVDDFRGITPIVSRVFNQAAERVIGPDSNIELVIDERVYETSVSEYPDDLERAFELDQFQLFVSATRLDFGLMLVDNHAFLGAYDQHGNLIASVDGTDEAFVEWAEQTYQQYRADADTPTAVEETTPESGVTHGSANDQ; this is translated from the coding sequence ATGAGTGCACGTGAGGAAATTTCCTTTCTTGTCGGGTCTGAGAGCCGGATTGCTATCCTCAGAGCCCTTCAGAGTTCCCCATCCCGACCGAGCGAACTCGCCGCAGCGTGCTCGTGCGCGCGCGAGACAGCACAACGAACGGTGAGCGCGTTCGCCGAGAAGGGATGGGTCGAAAAACAACCGGACAGTGGAACGTACGCGCTCACTGCCGCAGGTGACGTCGTTGCAGACAGTTATGACGAGTTCGAGACGACAGTGGCCGTCGCGGACAGCCTCTCGGTCCTCCTCTCGAATCTCGGTACGATCGTTTCCGACCTCGATCCCACGATCCTCCACCGACTCCACGGCGCAACGGCGACGGACGATGACCCACACGCACCGATTAATCGGTTTCTGACGGTCGTCGGCGACGACTACGTAGATGACTTCCGTGGTATCACGCCGATTGTGAGTCGTGTCTTCAACCAGGCTGCCGAACGCGTCATCGGGCCGGACTCAAACATCGAACTCGTCATCGATGAACGCGTCTACGAGACATCGGTCTCCGAGTACCCCGATGATCTCGAGCGAGCCTTCGAACTCGACCAGTTCCAGTTGTTCGTCTCCGCGACGAGACTTGATTTTGGGCTGATGCTCGTCGATAATCACGCGTTCCTCGGCGCGTACGACCAACACGGAAACCTCATCGCCAGCGTTGACGGCACCGACGAGGCGTTCGTCGAGTGGGCAGAGCAGACGTACCAACAGTACCGAGCGGACGCCGACACCCCCACTGCGGTCGAAGAGACAACGCCCGAATCTGGGGTAACACACGGTTCCGCCAACGATCAGTGA